The genome window TAAGCATACATGCTCCTAATTCACTATAATTGTGTGCAATTCCAGGCCTATGTCACACAAGAGGATGTATTATTGGGAACACTCACAGTCAGAGAAACCATAACATACTCGGCTCACTTGAGGCTTCCAAgtagttttaaaaaagaagaggttAAGAGCATTGTGGAAGGAACAATTATGGAAATGGGCCTCCTGGAATGCGCCGATCGATCAATCGGAAACTGGCACTTAAGAGGtattagtggtggtgaaaagaaaagagtaaGCATTGCACTTGAAATTCTAACAAGGCCTTGCATATTATTTCTTGATGAACCTACTAGTGGCCTTGATAGTGCCTCGGCTTTCTTCGTTATTCAAACACTTCGAAGCATTGCTCGTGATGGAAGAACGGTTGTTTCATCAGTTCACCAGCCAAGTAGTGAAGTGTTTGCACTCTTTGACGACCTCTTCCTACTATCTGGCGGTGAAACAGTTTATTTTGGAGAAGCAAAGACTGCTATAGAGGTAAGCCTGGGAATCTGGTAGCTTGATTATAAGgatagtttttcatttttggttttggaggaAACTGAAAACTTAATCCCAATTTGCTTTAGAATTTTTATAATTCGAGTTTCTAATTTATTCTTATAGTGTCACTTTAGGAGATCTTTAACCTTGTTTATGAGTATTCCTAGGTCAACAATTGAATTCTTAAAgcacaattttgttttactCTGCGACTAatgttagtttttgttttcacttttgtagTTTTTTGCTGAAGCGGGTGTCCCATGTCCTAGTAGAAGGAATCCCTCTGATCACTTCCTACGATGTATAAATTCAGATTTTGATATCGTGACTGCCACCCTGAAAGGATCTCAAAGAATTCGTGTGCGTATAATTCTAACTCAATTCTTTATTTGCAAAACGTTCAACACCCTTTATTCCTTTTCATGTTTcaaatgaaatacaatgcagTACCTGCTTCTTTGAATCTCGTTTGTGTCATACTTTAGAACCAATTCCTCAACTTGTGCAAACCGCCTCCCCTCCCAAACACAcacttcctttttctttctttatttcatCCATTCTTTTCTCGTACTAATTCTAATTCTGTGTCTGAATTATATAGGATGTCCCAACATCATCAGACCCTCTCATGAATTTGGCAACAGCAGAGATCAAAGCCAGGCTTGTTGAGAAATACAAGCGTTCAAAGTACGCAGATAAAATGAGAGCTAGGATGCAAGCCATATTAGCAATTGTAACTTTTCCAACTTGAGCTCTGTAGTCTCATTACTTTCTGTGAAGTTAGAACAGCAAATTCTTATGCATCGACTTGGTTCTCCTATTTTTGTGTTAGCTGTTGCCTATAAGAAATCAAAGCATGATGCTACTTTGAGAATTTTCTAGATATACATGTTAACTTCTTTTCATGATGTTTGAACTTTCCTTTGAAacctatttgaaattgttttgttgCCATTATGTCATCTTAACAATTAATTCTTAAAGGGGAAGTCTCCTCCCTCTTTCATCTTAACAATTGACTGCATCCATAGGTTGGCAAGGATCATGTTCCTTGTCAACTAAGGTTTATGTATCGGCACAAATAAGACATGATAACTAAGCTACATCTGTTAATCCCTAGTCTTTGGCATAGTTGGCAAAAGGGGTGGCGGCTTAAAGTAGAACTGAGGCTTTTAAATATTTGCAATGAAAAAGGAACAAAGTAAAAGATGTGAACTATGCAGTTTTTGCAATATGTATGAAGCAGTCTTTGTTTGCAGGAAGGACATgcaattgaaatgaaaagtgGAAGTCAAGCAAGTTGGTGGAAGCAACTTTCAACCTTGCTGCGAAGATCATCTCTGAACATGTCTAGAGATGTGGGGTATTACTGGTTAAGGATAATCATCTATATACTTGTATCAATATGCGTTGGAACTATCTATTTTGAAGTTGGCAACGGCTATACTGCAATCTTTGCCCGGGCAGCATGTGGAGCATTTATAACGGGCTTTATGACATTTATGTCTATTGGAGGTTTCCCATCTTTCATAGAAGAAATGAAGGTAAACATTGCACACACAGAAACAagtatacatatgtatatattttgttgTGTGTGTACAAAGGGTTACACAGTAGAAATTTCTGTTAGTTATTGGCTTCTCatactttgttttcttcttgtaaaCAGGTGTTTTATCGAGAAAGACTCAATGGGTATTATGGAGTTTCAGTGTTCATCATATCCAACTTCCTCTCTTCATTCCCATTCTTGGCTGTAGTTACTCTTACTAGTGGGACTATTACTTActatttggtgaaatttcGGACAGAATTTTCACATTATGTGTTCTTCTGTCTCAATATATTTGCCTGCATTTCTGTGATAGAGAGCCTCATGATGGTTGTAGCTTCTCTAGTTCCCAATTTCCTGATGGGCATAATTACAGGAGCTGGAATCATGGTAAGGAGATAAACTCAAATGTTTgataagctttcattttctgtttccGTCATCAAGTCTATCCTTGCTGATATATCCTTTTCAACTAAATGTTTGTGTATGCAGGGAATCCTGATGATGACCTCTGGATTCTTCCGCTTGCTGCCGGATCTTCCCAAGCCATTCTGGCGCTACCCAGTTTCATATCTCAGTTATGGCTCATGGGGAATACAGGTAACACTTTGTTAATAATCTATATTTTTCAAGCCGCTTGTggaaatgattttttcaaatGGATTTTCCCCTCAAAATCATAAAAGTCCACTTAATTGCAAAGTCTTCCTTTTCCCTCAGAACTTATGCAGTTAAAAACCTTTTCAGGATCCAACTAatggacaaaaagaaattcattTGTCTTATAAATAATCATTGCagatgcaaaaagaaaaaggaaacacaGTAAAGGTTCATTGCTTTGTCAGATGAATGCATTCCCAACAAGTTAGAAACAGAATTATTTTAAGACATTTTAGAATCTCAACATTTTCTTAGAGATGCAATTAAAGCAGCCTAACTACATTGAGTGAAACTGCTGAACATAAAGGAAGATAGTCTATATTCTGACTGAAGATGTAAAAGACACCCccaaagatatatatatttttttaaaactactCTATATCATAGATGTAGGCAGCTTAACTTCCATAATGCCACCATGCAGGCCAGGCTAGGTTTTAACATATGATGTATTAAGCACCATATCAGCCAGCTGATGCTATAAATCAGATGGTATTAATTTTTGTATCATAATTTGACATGCAGGGCGCCTATAAGAATGATTTTCTTGGCCTTGAGTTTGATCCAATGATACCTGGTGATCCAAAACTGACGGGCGACTTCATCATCCAACATATGTTTGGGATACCAATAGACCACTCCAAGTGGTGGGACTTGGCTGCTATTGTAGCGATTCTTGTGTTGTACCGGGTTCTCTTTTTCGTAATTCTCAAGTTCAAGGAGAACGCATCTCCGTTGTTTCAGACACTCTACGCAAAGAGAACACTACAACAGCTTGACAAGAGGCCTTCCTTCAGGAAAGTACCCTCTATTAGTTCCAAGAGGCACCAACCTCTCCACTCACTGTCTTCTCAAGAGGGCCTTAACTCTCCACTGCAGTAGAAGAAGCATTATAACTGTCATGAGGGTTTATGAGCAACCACTTTTACAGTGCAATCTCTCCATGGGGTTTATGTAATTAGTCACTTTTGCTTAGAAAAGATCAGATAGAAAAGTAGAGAGTTTCTGTTGGAATTTAAAATAGAGAAACTGttttaatttatctttttgtttttctgatgGATATCATAAAAGGAACAACACGATACAGGGGATATTAGCTGGTTTATAGTATTTCTTTTGCCAAATCTAAATGTCACTTCATTGCATTTATGGGATTCGTTCCACACACTCTGGTTTGGGTGAAATTGCACTTTGTTACTTGACATTCAAAATGTTGTATTCTTAACATACATTTTTGCAAACATTGCAACATCTTCCTTCCTTCAGTTTGTCAATCATTTCATAGTTTTCCCTATATTGCATTGCGATGCATTTTATaggtccctttttttttttttttttaccagtGATGGGAGGGGTATTCGAACTTAGGTGTGAGGTGTGAGGGGGTAGGTTCACTGTCATGGACAACTAGTCTATGGGTCTCATTCTTAAATAGACTTAATATCAGCAATGTCTCCTGAGCTTTACCTAAAAATCAAATTGGTACTTATCATTTAACTTTGTTAAAATCGGTTAGGATCAACCCGTatgacaaaaaaattcaagtcaAATTTGAGTCCACTCGCTAAAACACGATGATAAATGAGTGGGTTTCAACCCTTTTATTAACATGCTGAATCCATTTAGTGCCCGTTTGGTATTGCTTATctggggtgataagtgattttttaaaaattttgggaagtccagcccgtttggtaaactatgagaaaatcacttattgttgaaaattgttgtgagagaaagttataagggaaagcatctaatgaggtgctttcattttctgattatgctagaatcagttttgaagaggcgctaggtttaatgattatgcaggaatcatTTTTTGATTATGCGAGAATTAGTaccaacacttttaacaaaaagtttaccaaaagccaaactgctttctctcacaacaaaTCTGACATCAATTATTTTCATAGCACAGCGATGCTCAACTAGcctttaataaataatttgagtCAACTCGTTTACCACGTCACATTCAACAAGTTTAATTTTGTTAGCTTTAAGTTTCAGATTTAAAATTCCATGACATCCGTGACACCTTGGCATTGTGTGTGAGAACCACACAAGTAATATTAGACGATAGAATTTTCTCACACATATACAATGTCAAGATGTCATGAGGGTTTGGTGAAAGAGGACTAACATAAATGGGATTGTATAGTCCATGAGTCAAAAAAACACCGGACTCGCTCGTTCAATACAATGAGATGAAATGCAATTCGCAAAATAGCGAGCGCGCTATTTTGAACGCAGGAGTCCGACCAACACAGCTTTCACTTTCTCATTCTCTTCCTCTCGAACGACTGGAAGACCTCCATGAGCGGCTCCTGGTTGATAAGGATCTCCTCGTTCATGTCGAGCAAGATGGTGGTGACTAGCTCGTCAAACTCGATGGTGCTGTTTCTGTTGGCAAGGAGGACTTGGAGCTGGTAGCCGGTGGGCTTGATGCTAAGAGATCGGAGCAGGGCAGCAAGCTCGAGCTGGGTGAGGCTGCCGTCAAAGTCCATATCAAATCGCATGAAGATGTTCAGTTGCTTCCGTTAATTGGAGCCAAGCGGCCATCATTCTGGTAATggccaaagaagaagaaagggatcATTACGATCCCAATTGTGTTTTGGGCAATTGGgcgttttgttttgttttgttttttaattttaattttgtggtGTGGTAATTGGTTTGTGAAAAGTTGTGGTGTGGGGctaattggattttttttgtttttctctttggaaatttggaaagaaagacagacagacagagagGAATGAAGGCAGAGATGAGAAAGAAAGGCAGAGCAAGAGAGAGGAAGGAAGAGGAAAGAATGAGAgaatggattttttttattattaataattttataatttttataatatttttttcacacaTCAGCCCTAATTAAATatccttaattaaatttaaatcttttttaagtcaaaatccctaattaaattcaaatattacaaaaattcttttttagtCTGACAcagcaccaaacataggtctgcattatttttacaatccagcttTTTAGTCAGACACAACACCAAAGTAGGTCAatacttaatccagcttaggTCAATCCAAGCTAATCCCAGACAGTCTCAAGACTTAGTCTAGTCCATAACAGTATGCCATACCAAACGACCCCTGAGACCACTATTCTGCAACTGCAAGTCATTAAATAAACGGATTACCTCAATCGTATTGTATTATTCGTTTGATAAATGAGTGGTATTTGGGTTGGAAACTTCTGACCCATTTAATGCAATAACCATGATTCATCACAAACCCAGAGAAGGAAagagataaataaaaaataaataaaatcatatttgTGGAAAACATATATTTCACCAGCCAATAAAAAGACGacatgtaagaacccaaaataaaatatcaaaaaaagaaagaaatatctagaaaggtaaggaaaatatcttttagcaaaatgaccaaattgccctcgcatattttaatggggaaaatttgactttttgatcgagaaagaatttgggaatttcgcttacgccattgcgtagagcgcggcgaaaggagttcgtagacacggagtaggcccgaatcggagccgtaacgaagaagttatggtctaaaaaccgcgaagggcaaaatggtaatttggccaaaaagtcagattttataccccctctctctcttccccccgtcactttctctctcctccctctctctccttcgcgCGATTTGGGGTCGTGCGACCCTTCGCCTTCCAAgggacggcccggccaccacaagccgagccgatctccgccgttggtacctacgggtccgccttcgtgtcgccgtcacaacctgaccgatctcaaccccggggccgccctgagttggccggaaaaccatgttttccgacggaggttcctgcaaagccacccgaacttccagctcgaaattctccttcgtttctccaccaaatcgatcgagtaaggtatggtttctcatctatttttcgtgctctagctgatgggtatatgggcttcgatcgattttagcgaTAAgaggttcgattttcgacttgaagtttggccgaaacttcggcccttcgaaactacggtttctggtcactttttgggggtggtccaagaacaaaagtgactccaaatggggtgttttacctagggtaggagtttggagtcttggttccgagatttttcggccacccggtatcgctttggacacccaaagctgcccgcgcgtgctggagcgcgtgggcgagggtaatgatataattatgtgcagatttgtgaccctcgtgtcgtcacgagcgtgtggaatttcgcggatctcgattcggagtccgtttgagccccgaacggattttccatatcgcgcgatccgtgagtgctgtgtcgttaaatagtcggatcgagctgaatttcggatatgtcggtctacgtgatttcaggatcgtgtaggattcgacggattgcgaatcggagtcccggatactccggaatcgcgaaccctggggctagggttagggttttaagagATTATGCGATTTTGgccgatccgaccgtccgattcggaccaaattcgcagaataTGGTTCCCgctgtatgagaaaccttcagggaagcccagattggccatcggaggccGTGGAACcgcggggtcccgggtcggccggtCGGATAGCTTATCGCTTCAGTAAGCGTCGGGTCTTCCAAATCTGGCCTAAGAGTCTAAAAAGCtaaggtgggcataggaggAACCTGAAACGAGTgaacgtatttctaggagccgggggcagggtgtttagttgaaattctttttattcagcagtttattaatttaatctttatggataatcaggcatcagaggtccagccgatAAGCATGAGGAAGcttcaaagggtcaaattagcttggaccatctgtgagtggaccttctttcataaatcagatttcatgaatgacttgatgtgcttttatatgaattgatgtgcttttatataaaatagattttataaatgattttatataaatgagttttatatttgagtttatttgagtaagtttcttcattcagtctttgagtaagttttaatacgattttgaatatgagcagtacaataataattctataagtcggtgctgcttatttaccagttacagaaacagagtttgagttttgaatcagttaagaccgcagcacgacttgagttttacagttattattcagatgtttctttttacaaggactttattttaaaaccaccttgtacccgtttttctttatggtgattacccagagtcggaccgatgtctacggacatccagtctgattatagttcagtcagtgcacttgacttgcctcacgagtttcggggccgctcggaccgtgagtgccaggatttgcggctcggcagacttggtgtcccgagacctgccaggattgcggctcggctgactttatgtcccccagacctgccaggattgcggatcaggctgactacggtcccctgcatcctgccagagcgactcgagctgacttagtgtcatcgaggaatctgccggcaggacaggctgatcatagtcccctgatttcgccagtttgcggctcgggtaagtctgtgtgacgcccgagacctgcccgggaattgacggaaatgacagggggtacatactggtggtattttcaaaggattctgagtttctttattaaatgttgattttcagctattataaatcagtttttctgatttttcagatatagattcctttatatttgttcagttatgaaagatctgagtacagagtttttatacgcgttggatttcagtacttttatgaaagctttgaattcagtggtttgtatgaaactttcaagtttgaatatgactgatatagaatgccttgaattgacttcGCGTGATATAataagtaagtattcagttttatttagctaaatttattttaccatgggggatattatgtttatgagaattgttttgaagaacattattgttgctttggtccactcacattttcaacctgtttttctcccccaggccgtagaaggacgcgggatccaccaccgggccaatcatagtttccgcgccaaggtaaagttttgtagaatccttgcaaccttgaaaaccctagaaaatgctctgatatcatgttgaacataaggaactgaggttggaatctgtttgttgacttagtctggctgttggtagggtttctgagattgtttggcaggtgaaaagttttggggttggtcaaaatacaggggagactctgccgaattttcggcagaagtctaaggaaaatttaaaaaaaaattgaagtaagaagggtaaaaaggtcatttgtgcccgacattcgccaggtgtcggacacgcacaggacttggctcgaattccaaagtggaaattgggtcgggtcctgtcacgaCACGTGGAAAAGGAATATTTCTTAGGTCAAACTAATTACCctaattaaattctatttaattagggaaattatctttgatttaaGATAAGAATATCTTCCTAAATCAAGGAATCAATCTCTACTAATTCCTAAAACCCTAGCACACAAGGAGACTATAATTACATAGCTACACAAGACATTTAAGGTAACGTTTCCTCACCTGAaaaaaccctctctctctcttgccgtCGCCTCCTCCCCCACTCTCATGGCTCTGGCCACCACACATGGCTAAGGCCACCCGACTCTCCCCGTAAGAGAAAACTTCATTCATTTTAGCTATTGTCGTATCTTTATCAAGATCcaattgaactaacttaggcatcagaaggcctttggccaacacccttgggtgtggtctatttactcatatttattttgtagggATTGAGGAAGAGAGATAAtgaagatcgaaggttgagGAATCAATTCACAAATATTCCTCGTGTGGAATTTTGCTCAAACAATATTCATGACCTAAGAACCAGAGAAGgggaggagagaaagagatgaggaagaagataaGTAGTGGCTCATGATGGGTTTGGGTGATGGGCTTTTTTAGTTGAAAATATCGGCCCAAAACTtgctgtctttttttttttttccggacCTCCAACTTATAACGccaaacccaaaccaaaaccaTTGTTGTATGAAACTCGTTTGTTTCAatattgcattaaaaaaaacatatttaaggATAGTTCCGgccaaggtctaaaatatcgatggtaTCAGAAATATCAATAGTCTAAAAACACGAAAATTTCGATGGAATATtaggatattatcgatatcgataataaaaaccacgaaaaatgtaagaaaaacttggaaatttttattgaaactttggaggatgtttattcaatcaattatctattagtttatcacaaacaattagaaggaaatgcattgcatgatgggtttaactgatttaagttgattatatagtgAGTTGACAAACATTgtgtgtagaaaatatgtagtaattaatgaaagaagttaaacacaccataatcatttatatataatgatttactacagtattttacactttatacatagcatggtaagatacatgagtgacttagtaccacatagagttcttatgaggttcaaatttttcactatcttcatcatctctatgtgtagagtaagtgtattgtgaagtgtagtcatcaaatgataaatccccaaaatagtttgGCATGTAATTAACATGCCACCCATATGGATCCAAGTTTGGTTGATATTGTCCATAAGAAAAATCATTTGAGATTGGATCTCGGATTCTTTCCATGAGCCGCTCAATTCCATCCCAAAAGGAAATGTCAAAGACTCACATTCTCATGTGAAAATCTGATTCTTGCAAAAACAGTTCAAAACAcaacaatataaatatacacatTTTAGCACATTATCActaaaacataaacaacatGGTGGTTAAGGCATTGGAGGAGTGAAATGGCAAGGGTTTGAATCCCCTTTGAGtgtgctttgtgttttttcccctttttttcaTTCCATTGATATTTActatattttcaatattatagcgatattttgacaaaatattgctgaagtgtgagtgaaattatattgacatcgatatttttcgatattattgatatttatacgatatgtgtaTGGATATGTTCCAAAATATCCATGATCTGAAAAAACGataata of Prunus dulcis chromosome 4, ALMONDv2, whole genome shotgun sequence contains these proteins:
- the LOC117624642 gene encoding ABC transporter G family member 15-like, encoding MEIEGASGGHSGGGGGSGRGAYLVWEDLSAVLPNFSKGSPTRRLLNGLSGYAEPGRIMAIMGPSGSGKSTLLDTLAGRLSRNVVMTGNILFNGKKKRLAYGAVAYVTQEDVLLGTLTVRETITYSAHLRLPSSFKKEEVKSIVEGTIMEMGLLECADRSIGNWHLRGISGGEKKRVSIALEILTRPCILFLDEPTSGLDSASAFFVIQTLRSIARDGRTVVSSVHQPSSEVFALFDDLFLLSGGETVYFGEAKTAIEFFAEAGVPCPSRRNPSDHFLRCINSDFDIVTATLKGSQRIRDVPTSSDPLMNLATAEIKARLVEKYKRSKYADKMRARMQAILAIEGHAIEMKSGSQASWWKQLSTLLRRSSLNMSRDVGYYWLRIIIYILVSICVGTIYFEVGNGYTAIFARAACGAFITGFMTFMSIGGFPSFIEEMKVFYRERLNGYYGVSVFIISNFLSSFPFLAVVTLTSGTITYYLVKFRTEFSHYVFFCLNIFACISVIESLMMVVASLVPNFLMGIITGAGIMGILMMTSGFFRLLPDLPKPFWRYPVSYLSYGSWGIQGAYKNDFLGLEFDPMIPGDPKLTGDFIIQHMFGIPIDHSKWWDLAAIVAILVLYRVLFFVILKFKENASPLFQTLYAKRTLQQLDKRPSFRKVPSISSKRHQPLHSLSSQEGLNSPLQ